Genomic window (Vibrio pomeroyi):
AGAGCATACGCTTCCTTGCCCTTTTCAGTCATGTTAACCAACTTCGCTTTTTTGTGATTCGGGTTATCAAGCCAAGTTAGCAGGCCATCTTTCACCATGATGTCGGTAACACGCTGTGTCGCTTGTCTGCTTTGCCCCATAATACGAGCAATTTGAGAAACCGTGACCAGATCATCGGACTTTTCGATCGCCCCCATCACCTTCCATCTGGCACTGCTTAGCCCTAACTCTTCAGTTAATTTATCACCCTCAGCATTCAATAGACCACTGACCTTAAAGATCTCTAGTGCGATCTTTGTGAAAACTTCTCCATTCGTATCCATAACACCCACTTTGACAACATGCTGTCATTAAATTAGACTTAAACCAAATTGACAACATGTTACCAAAATAAAGGCGCAAATGATATGAAACCAATAATTCACAGAATAGCGGCATTAACAGCAACACTGTGTGTCGCTACATTCTTTACCAGCACATTACTTGTAGAGCTGTTTGGTACTTTGGAATCAGTGAAACTAGTCAAGTCGATGATCGTTTTTCCGGGCTTGTTTATTCTTGTCCCAGCCATTGCTATCACTGGTGCAACCGGTGCGGCTATGGCAAAAAAACGCAAAGGGAAAATAGTTGAGCGTAAAAGTAAACGCATGCCAATTATCGCGTTCAACGGGATCGTTATTTTGATTCCGGCCGCGTACTTTTTGAATCAGTGGGCAAGTTTAGGAGAGTTCGACTCAGTGTTTTATGGCGTTCAGGTTTTAGAACTGATAGCTGGCGCGACCAACCTAACACTGATGTCTTTGAATATTATGGACGGCAGAAAGTTTCGTCCTAAGAAGGTAAAGCAAAGCTAAACTCATCGTTTTTAAGCAAACAGATGAGCTTCTTAGTCGGCTGTTTACCACGTTTTATCTAAATCTTGAGCGTATAAGGAGATCGCTCTTTGGTACTCTTTGATCGCATCGCTATTGGTCGTAGAAACCAACAACTCAAGTAACAGAGATGTTGCCTCTTTATGGCGACCTAAATTATACAAACACATCGCGTAGAAAGGCTGAACTTCAAGGGACTCAGGATACTCTGCCATCGTCTGTTCGAAATAGCTTAAAGCTTCTGCATAAAGGCCTAGGCTTCGATAAGTACTCGCCAACCCGAAAAGCGCATCAAAGCGTTCTGTAGAAGTAAGTTCGCCCAAAAGAGACAGCAAATAATGCTCGATAGCCTGCTGTTCTTTACCTTGGTTGTCGTAAGACCAAGCTATCTGCAAGTGCGCTTTCGCGGCATACTTTTCATCATCGAGCAGTGTCGCCAGCAAGTCTCGTGACTCTTGATACTTGGCTTCTTTACGCAACTCGATGGCTTGTTTGATAATGGTGTCCATAACTCTCCCTGACGCTTAAGCGCTGTGCTAGGCGTTCATTTCCTCGAACATCTGTTTGTAAGATTGAGTTTGCAGTGCTGATTGGGTCAGCCCAAACCGACTGGCTAAGAACTCCAACTCATCTTTATAAACCGATAACTTAGACTCATCGTCCGTCATGATAGCGAACTCTGCAAAATCACCGATACCCGTTAATGAGTCGACAGTAATATGAAATTCGCCCACAAAGTAAATACTGCGCGTCTTCTGCGCTTTTAGAATCACTTCGTAACCCAAGTTTTCAAGCATACTCTTAGCATTCGACGCATCGGTGATGTTTGTCGCTTCGCATCGGTCAGACTCTGGGCCTTTTACAATCCATAGCTTAATACCCGACGGTTCCATTGTGCGAATGCACAAGCTTTTGTTTTGAGCGTGTAAGCTTCTGTCTGGGCTATCGAAATACCAATCGCACTCAAGGTTATCTTGGAGCATCACTTCATGGGGAATAAGACTCAATGTCTTCAAGAATTCTGATTTAGAATCGAGGCGATATTTAAGCTCGACTTCGTACTTACCTTGGAAATGGTCGTTAGTCATATACTAGCTCAGTGCAAAAAAGGGATACTAGCACACTAACAGAACCTGAAATACAAACTGGCGCACAACACAAACCAAAGTAGTGGAACTATACACGGCAAGCCAATACACGCTGCCATTCATCTTGGTTCATTGCCCCTTTCGGAAGGTAGATATTGCGTTTTTGCATCGCACCTTTCGTGTAGGAAAGCTTGATGAATGAACCAATTTCAAACGGAAGAAAGCTGCGCTGTAAAGTCACATCACAAGCAACTCCATTTAAATGTAAATAACCGTTCGAGATTTCAAATGAGCTATCGCGAAGCTTCCACCACAACATTAGAATTCTTATTAGTGGTGGAACACAAATTATCAGCCCTATGGTTAGCAGCGATGAACGATCACCGCCTGATATCCAATAGACAAGGCCTAATGCAATAGCAATAAACAGCAACTCTGAAAATAGGTATTTAACAAAATTTAATCGGATACGGCTAACCATGATGACTTCCTTGTAGTGAATCCAAACGTAACTCCATTTCAACCAAGCCTTTAACATCTGAAAGTTTGGTGAAGCCTTTTGATTGATAAAGCTTAATAGCGGGGTTCTCACTGAACACGCGTAGCACTAACTGAGTCGATGCTTGATTGCTTGCATGTTCGATCACTAAATCTAAACACTTTGAGCCAAGACCTTTACCTTGGTGTTCAGCTAATATCTGAAAGTCTCTGAGAAACGTGGTGTTACTGGTATAGCTGAATCGAATAACTCCAATACGGTTGCCACCAACATAAACTTCATAGTTATCCAACTCATCCCAACTTCGTAAAAACTGACTATGACCCCAAGCGATGTCACGAGCCTGATAGTAACTCGCCATATTCGTTTTGGTGATGAGCTCAGCGAATTGAGGGTCTGAACCTTTGACCAGCTTTACTTTCATATTTTTCCCTTTGTTTTCAAACCACACCTGAATACTGCGTAGGAAAATGCCACATATCTTGAATCATTGTTGATGGTTAGCTATTTACATTCCTGCCAACTGTACTCCATTTGACGCGCAACTTTCTTGGCAAACTGTAGGCCGTTATGTACTGATACCAAATGTAAGCTCATATCTATACCTGACGAGATACCGCCAGATGTAGTGAATTTACCTGACGCCACCCACCGTTTATCACTGATCACATTTAAACTTGGGAATTGTTGCGCTAAGTTGGAGATGTCTTCCCAATGAGTGGTTACTGTTAACCCCTCAAGTAAACCTGCTTTAGCTAAAAGAAATGCACCAGTACAAACAGACACGACTTGTGAGGCCGATTCTGAAACAGAAGATATCCAATCGAGCACATTTGGCTTGTTCATTTCGTCAGTATGTACACCACCAACGACCATCAACAAATCTATTTTGGGGTGGTTATTTAACGAGTAGTCAGGCAATACCTTAAAACCACCCCGAGCTATAACCGGTTCTGCAGTTTCGGAGATTAAGAATACATTTAGATCTTCAGCACCTAAGCGCTTTGCTGTACTGAAGACTTCAAACGGGCCAGAGAAGTCGAGAACTTCTGCTTGATTATAAATATAAATTCCGATGTTCATTGCACCTCCATGTACAACTTCATTAATAATTAGAATTTACCATAAACATCTTGTTCGGCTAATTCATACAACCCATTAAGGGTTCTTAACTTTACCCATTTTAGTCAGGATGCCTTTGCCCTTCTCATAAACAAGAGATAAACCAAAGTAGACTGAAACCCACAAGACAAAATCAAGAGCGGCTAACTTGATATCAAGTGGATCTGAAAAGATGCTATAGGTGTGCCCAAACTTTGCTTCAATTGATTTAACTAAAATCACTGTAACGATAAAAATCACAATCCTCATGGGTTTTCCTATCTATATCTTTAAACTAAATCGTACACATGCGTGTGGAAATTGTTTAAGTTATTCCAAGTATATAAAGCGTTTACGGCCCTACATGTCATTGGCTTTTTCTATAAACCAAGTCCCTTGGCACGGGCCATTGGTTAAATGCCAACGGCCATCAAATCGCTTGCTGTTGCCAGTCGCTGAAAAACGATAGTCCCACTGGCGATGTTTGGCATATAACCGTAAGTCGCCGCTTTCTGTAACCCAACCTTCTAATGGTGTTCCGTTGTAGGTAAGCCTTAGTGTGGCTTTACCCTCACGAATGGTTCCGGTGATGGTTGTGCGTTCACACATATTATTGCCAGTAGTGTTAATACGGCGACCTAGCCACTCACCGTCAAAATCAGTAGAAGGCACAAATTGAGGACTATTAGGAAGTTTAGGGAACGACTCGGAGTTACTGGACCCGAACCATTGAAGTTCACGGCCAGCGAGGAAGAAGACAACAAAGCCAATTGAGACAGCGATGACAAATCCCTTTTTCATAATCTAGTCGCCTTCTTATAAAAACCAGAAGAACCCTAACATAATGAAAAGTAATGAGTTAGACAAAATAATATCAAATTTGATGTATAACACAGATTGGAGTTGGATCTTTGTTCAACCGACGAACGGATTCCGCACCTTAGGTTAAGCGCCCTTCTGGAAAAACGCTTAACTCGGCCTGCAATTCACACCAGTTCGCTTTGTAGTTTGTATAAATTTGCGCATCAATTTTGACAGGAATATCGACATCGAACGTTGATATCGCCAACTCGATATTTTCAAGAGGTTCACCTTGAACTCTGAAGCCAAGGCTTGAACCACAGTTAGAGCAGAATGTTCGTGTCGTGCCGTTTGATGCGACAAACTCTTTGAGTCGATCTTTGCCAGAAAGCCAGTTTAAGCCTTTTACACCAACTAACGTCCCGAAAGCGGCACCATGAAATTTTCGGCACATTGAACAATGGCAGTTTGCTGCTTTTTCGCTGAACCCTTCAACAGAAAAACGAACACTGCCACACAAACACGAACCTTTAAAAACTGCACTCATCCTGAGTCTCCTTCCCTTTCATACAGTGTGTTAACCCACTGGTTATTGTGGGCTCCTAACCCTTTAACGCATTACGCCAATATTGCACTGTTTTATCAGACACAGAACCAGTTTCATTCGCTGCTGCGATCAAGAAGTCACATAAGTTGGCCGCAACGTCCTCATTGCCTAACAAATATAAACTGCGAATGGCTCGTGTTAGTCGAAGCTGGTTATGATCATGATTCTTCAACCATACATGGTTGGCTGAGCTAAGTGGCAACAAAGACGATATCTCACTTCCATCTCGCTGCATTCCCCAAAACTCAAGCATCAGGTCAAGCACTTGTAGATGAGCAGTACGAAGCTCTTCTGAATTAGCAAAAATCGCCCTATCTTCTTGAGTCACCAACGGGGCATGTTGATTAAACTTAGTCCCTTCATCGATTGGAAAAAACACTTGGATGTACTTATGGTCGTGTTCCAACCAAAAGTGATTATAAGCTAACAACTGTTCAATATTACGACCAAATTTGTCTGGCACTTCACCAGAGATAAAGCGAGCAATCTCACTCATTTTTAAAATCCTACCGATTATATTTTGCTTGCGGGTTTCCGCTAAATACTGGGAGTTGCGGTTAAAATCTCAGAAGAGCCCACTGATGCTATTAGAGATTTATTCTGATCGATAACCAAACCGAGCCAAGTAATGCCAGATCTTCTTTACGTCTTGTTGGTCATAACCTTGCTCTGTCACGGCTAGCCCCAGTATTTTCGCATTGATCTTGCCGTTTACTGCTAACTTTTTTGCGAGTTCTATAAACGACTGGCCGCGATAATCTGGGTAGCGGCTCATCTCTTCTAGGCTTAACTCGTAGCCATTGTGCCACTTTATCGGAACGCCCAATTTCACCGCGCGTTCTTCAATAATCGTCGAGCGGTAAATAGGGTCTAATACAAGACATTCAATATCGTCCTTCAAAGAGATAACCCCATGAACATGTGCCTCGATATAATCATCAAGTAAATCGACATTCGATGACGATGCCTTATCAATTAACGCTTTTACTCGGCTAGAAACCGCGAAGTCTTCTGGCTCAAAGAAACTGTCTGGATAACAAAACGTAGTTCGTGCCAAGGTGTCGGCTTTCAGCTGGAAATAAGAGGATCCAAAGCGGGATGAAGCGCCTGTCTCATAGTTACGGTAGTTCAGTGCGCCATATTTCGGCCTAAGCGTGTTCGGAGCATTGTCATACGCGCCGTCGAACACACGCTTTTCCCATAACCAACGATCACCACCGGGGTAAGCCGTCATACCACCATTACTGGTACCTGTTTCAAATTGAGACTTCAAACATCCATCGTCAGCCATCGCTTCGAGCAAAGGTATATTGTCAGACGTATAACGATCGGGGTGGAAGTTGATCGTCACCGCGCAACTCGTTAAACAATCCGTGCCTTGTGATTTCAATCGGATATTTTCGATTGCTTGCTCTACTGCGTTGCCAACCATGAAGTCTCCTATTTTCGAAAAAGAATACTGCGCCGACTAAACAAGTGGTACAACGCAGACAATAAACTTAACCCATTAAGATATGAACACAAAGCCTAGTTTAAAGATTGCCTGCCAAGTGTTAGATGTCAGACTGTTTGAATAACTCTGGTGAGGTTTCCGAGTTTACTTTTCTACAAAACGACACTGGGACTCTGCGACACATTTTGGTTCTGCTGCATGTTCAGGGAATCGTTCGTGAAGAAGACACAATGCATCCGTTGGTCTTGCTCTTGATCTGGCGTAGCGTATGAGTTTTAGACTTAAGCCAACAACCAGTGTGTTATTAACTGAGTACTAAAACCTGGACGACTAAAAGAGATAGGCAATATATGCACCAAAAGATTACATATTTCAAAGACAAAACCCTTCAGAAAGCATCCTTCGGTGCATATGATTTCAAGCGACTTACATTAGTGACTAAAGTAAGTCGCTAACATAAGAGACTAACGTAAGCGTCTCAACACAACCTGTTGGTCGAGCTCATTCTGATAGTCCGTGTAATCAAGCCCTTGATCAAATATGTACTCAGTGACAAGAGTACGAATGCACTCAACTAACGTGCTTGCTTGCCAAGGCTTTTCAAAGTAACGGTCGATACCTGCTGCATTAATCGCATTGATGGTATCAGTATGAGTGGCCTGCCCCGTAAGAAGAATTTTCTTTGTATTCGGAAAGCGGCTGTCATGGAACACGTCAGTGAGTAACTCCACACCCGTTTTCCCTGGCATCACATGATCAGACACGATGACGGTAATGTGTTCGCCTTCTGCGTCAAGTTCATCAATGAGATCAAGCACTTCTTGCGCTGATTCACAATCTTCAATATTCAGCCAACTCGCCAGCGGCTCTAAATCTTGTACCACTGCGCTCAGTACTTCTCTCTGGTCATCGACACAGATTAAATTAAGCTTCTCCATGTTCACCCTCTACTGGTAACTTGATTCTAAATACAGTTTTAGAAGCATCACTTTTCACAATGATACTTCCGCCATAACCCGCCACAATCCGCTTAACTATTGATAAACCCAAGCCCAATCCAAACGATAAACCACCTTTTTTAGTGGTGAAGTTCGGCTGAAATATCTTTCTACGAGTCACCTCGTCTATCTCAGGGCCGTTATTCGTGATCGTAACTAATATTCTTTTCTTACTTAATCTGGTTTGAATCTCTATTGCAGCATCGTCTGAATTCGACATTGCATCACAAGCATTCTTTACAATGTTGACCCAAATCTGAACGAGCTCTGTTTTCGAGCCTTTAAAAGACGGTAAATCCGCAGGGCTCAATCGCACAGACACTCTACGTAACTCACTTTGTAACAACGATAAGGCATGGTTAATGGAGTCGTTAATATCAACCGCTTCTTCGGTGTCAATATCAACTCTGCCAAGTTGTTTAACCGATTTTACGATGCCAACGGTGTGTCTAGATGCCAAACGTAAATCATGTAAATCACAGCCCATCTGCCAAAAACGAATCGCTTCTTCTGGTTTTTTCAGCCAATGTTTTGAAATAACGTCTGTTGCAGATAAAGCGTCAATTGGAATCGCTTTGGCAAGAGAGCGAGCTATGTTTTTGTCTAAACCATATTTTCTTTCAAATTGTCGCCCACGTGTTCGTGCTTCTGACGAAGACGTTTTCTGACCATGCATTAACCCAAAATCGAAAAATTGACTGGCTTCTGGATGGACTTCTTCAAGCAGATCCATGATGACCGTTTCAAGTCGGCCAGATTTACTATTTACTACACCAATAGCGTTGTTAAGTTCATGAGCTATCCCTGCAGCTAATTGACCCAAAGTCGTCATTTGCTCAGCAGTATGTAACTTCTCTAGCGCTTTTTGTTTCGCTATCGCTTCTTGTGTAGCGCGGCGTTGACGACGCGACAACTCATTGACAATCACAGGTGTGAACTGTGCGGTAAGAGGACCAAATTTACGTTCATCTTCTGCCGGCGTGTCTTTATCGATCCACGCTAACTCAACATCGGTTTTAGCAACAACCGTTGAAGATGCTGTCCAATTACCTGAAAAGAAGCTATGAACGCCTATAAAAGCCCCACTACCCGCGCTAAACACTCGCACTTGCGGTGTATTCGCTTCGGAATAAAATCCTTCCAGTTCTCCACTAAACACATAATATAAACGAGTGTTTAACGCTGATTGTTCAATAATGGTGTTACCGGCACGGCACGTCACCCGACGCTCTGTCTGATTAAAATAACGATCGATAAGTGCTTCTAGTTTTTGTTGATACACGTATCGTTATCCTATGTGACCAATTGAATGTAGCACCCACACCATAACAAAACTCAGTAGCACACCAACCACACCTAAAATAATACCGATTCTGGCCATTTGATTACTTTGCACATGACCTGTGGCGTGAGCCAACGCATTCGGTGGCGTACTGATTGGCAGCGACATACCTAATGAAGCGGCAAAAGTCACAACCAGAATTAACGTTAACTCACCGCCTAGTGGCGTGAGTGAAGCCATAGACGAACCTAATGCAGCCATAATTGGCATCAACAAGTTAGCCGTTGCGGTATGAGACATGAAGTTTGCCATTACCAAACACAAGAACGCCGCTCCGAACAACACCACATATGGTGAGTAAGCATCAAACGGAATGCTGTGTACCACGAGCCTTGCTAAGCCAGTTTTATCGAGAGCTAAACCAAGTGCAATACCACCTGATACAAGCCACAGTACGTCCCAAGAAATCTTTTTCAGGTCTTCTTTATTGATGATCCCTGTGAGTGAGAACACAGCGACAGGAATCAAAGCGACGGTATAAGAGTTCATGCCATGGCTTGAGCCCATTAACCAAAGAATGATGGTCAGCGCAAAAGTGACGTATACCGCAATGGCTTTGGGCGTTTTAAGGAATTTACCTTTAATGCTTAGCTCGATTTTCTTTTGGTCAGCTTTGTACATAAAGCCGATTAAAAACCACGCTAACGCCATCATAATAACGACAAACGGCACACCAAATGCCATCCATTCGCCGAACGTAATTAGGTTATCGCCAACTAAATATTTAAGTGCGATAGCGTTCGGAGGGGTGCCGATCGGGGTACCAATGCCACCGATATTAGCGGCAACAGGGATACAAAGCGCAAACGCTACACGACCGGGGTCTTTCGGACCAAACACAGCCAGTACCGGCGTTAAAATAGATAGCATCATTGCCGTTGTTGCCGTGTTAGACATAAACATCGAAAAGATACCAGTGATCAACATTAAGCCGAGCATCACAAACTTTGGGTCTTGTCCAAATGGCTTCAACAACACGCGAGCTAAGTTTACGTCTAATCGATATTTAGTGGCGGCCATTGCTAAGAAGAAACCACCTAAAAACAGCATGATGATTGGGCTAGCGAATGTCGCCATGATATCGCTGTATTTTAACAGCTCACCAAAATGTTCTTCCCCATGCTCAAACCTTAAAAAGATCAGCCCTTTATCTGACAACATCAACAATTGCAGAACGATAATAACAACAGACGTCGCGTAAATCGGGATAGGCTCGAACACCCAGCACAATGCCGCTAATAAAAAGATCGCGATAACGCGTTGTTGAATAATCGTAAGGCCTTCAAATGGAAACGCTGATAGCGGCATTACGAGGATAATGAAAGGAATTAAAATAGGGATAATGTATTTAATATAGGGGCGCATAGCACAAAAACTCTTCCTGAGATAACAACTACTTAGAAATTAGATTTACAGTTCTAATTTGGATCCGACAACGAATTATCGAACTCTTGTCACTATCTCACTCTCGGCTAGATCAATGATTACGTGATCACAACATCCCCTTTTTCGATTCTGTGCGCTACCTCTACGTTTGTATGTCATTTATTGTTGCAATTAAATTCCGAGAAACAAAAGGCAAACGTTCGCCTTTACGTGGGAGACCCGTAAACTTCGGCGCTTGCACCGTTGCAGACAACTCGCCTAAAACTTCAATCTCAGTTTGGTCTATCGGCTCACTCGTTTTACGCCAGACATTGTCTGATTTAGCGAAATACCCATTCAGATAATTCGCAGTCAAATAAGCTTTAAAGAATGAGGTGGTGGATTCTGGCACTACTATAAAGTGCCTTTTTCAGTAGTTGGTCGCTTGTCATGTTTCCTCCTTGAAACTGATTCTGGATAGAAGTAAATAAAACGCTCCTGTCTGAAAATTGTACCCAAAGCAATGAACCCAACCTTTAATTCAAAAAGTTAGGTATTGAGAATCACACTAGATAACTTTGTTACACCAACACTTCATCGTAAGTACTGATTGATTTTAGTGCCCCACTTAAGTCATTTCTCGTATTAAACTCATGCTTAACAGCAATAACGTCGCAACCACTAGATCTACCAGCACAAATACCAGCAGTTGAATCTTCAAACACGACTGCATGTTCAGCTGATACGTTTAGATTTTGGAGTGCAAGGTTATACGCTTCAGGATCTGGCTTGTGCTTAGTTACGTGCTCTTGAGTGATTACAAGATCAAAAACATTGTCCAGTTGTAACGAAGTTAAAATATTATCGACCATCCATGTCGCAGCCGAGCTTACGACACCACATCTCTTACCTTCTTTTTTAAGATGTTCAATATACGATTTAGCGCCAATATTTAGCTCTAGCTCTTCACCTAACATCCGTTCGTAGTGGGTTCGAAAACAACGGTTAAATTCAGCTAGGTCTGGGGAAATCCCCACATGGTCGAAAAAGTGCCCAGTCACTACCTGCCAATTTTCTCCCATGACATCTTTGTATATGTTGTAGTCCACTTGAACGTCATAATCTGCACAAGCTAGTGCTAATGCTTTGCCCTTTAACGGCTCTGAATTTACTAATGTTCCATCCATATCGAACAGATAAACTTCATAATCTTTCAATTTATTCTCCATGTTAACTTGTACAAAACCGCTGCACGTAAAAATCCCATTTAAAACATCTAGAGGAACTTAAATAACAGCTCATGCAGTAATATGTTTACTACATAGTAAATTCAATGTTCAAACCAACTTTGAACTATGTAATCTACTCAAATACTTCTCTATAAACTCTATATCTGCACGATAAAAATCACCAAGAGGTATTCGCTGAGGGCTCTAGCCAATAGAAAGTTTGCTGTCTATCTGCGTCGACCATTTTCGGTTCATTACTTAGATCAGCACGCAAAACGACGTAGTGAATCTCACCACTGAAATCGCTCTGACCTTTATGAGTGCCGAGCAGTTGTAAATCTTTAAGACCTGTTTCTTCCCACAACTCTCTAATTGCGGCTTGGCTACCCGACTCACCGGGATCAACTGAACCCCCAGGGAACTCAAAGGCCATACCTTGGCGATGTCTAAAACGCTTTTGGATTAAGACTTTTCCTTCTCTTACAACCACCGCCATAGCTATGTTTTTCATGTGAGCTTTCCTTGTTACTCTCTATGCACAAAATACTGAGTCTGCAAACCAAGCAAACTACTTATTAGCCATACACTAATTAATGGTATATCATACTCAAAAGTACATTTGGAGGATAAATCCTATGCTAATGGTTCTTAACACTCGAAACTTCGACCACAAAAAAAGCATACGGCTATAACCGAATTATTATGGACGCAAATAACGCTCAAGTAGAACGTGCAAATATTGAAGATCCAAAGTCCATAATTTCAATTGTGCGATTTAGCTACTCCCAAAATAAACAAATTATCATCGAGAAATTCGAAAACATCAGTGTGAAAGACATCACTACCAAAAACTTCGATTATCAAGACGATAAAGCAGGCATTCTATTTTTTGGTGACTGTATATCAATAGAAATGGTTAACAAAGATTCGGCCGCAATTCTATATCCAAAGGCTTTCAACAAACTAGGTAACTTTAACCAGTTCACTCTAAAGTGGTCATGATATGGCTGACTCCGAATCAAGTAGTGATCGTCACTAGCGCCAGACTAACTCATTGAACCTTAAAAAAACTAAGCAAATAAATCTAAATTACCAAGCGTTGGAAATCTTTCTCATACGCTTTGTTAACAGTATACTTCCACCTTATTGCTCTATGAATAAATGAATATCTATAGAGGAGCTTAGTGACGACTTTTTGCGTCGATATTCATTGATAGCATGCTCGCTATTGGTTTTATCTTTTGGCGGAACCGGAATATCAGGTAACTCTTGAACCCGATATTTGCACTCTTTAGCAACTAAGTTGCGATCATTTAGGTCGCAGATATTGTCCATTAACTTTGATAGTTCATCTTGAACATCATCAATTTTTTCAACAATATCGGAAGCAAGCATAGCGCCGTTAGCACCACTTTTTATTCTCTCTAGTTGATTCATAACTTTATGAACAGAACCAATTATTCCAGTCCTTGCCTCTACTCGAATAACATCATGATGTTTTGCTTTAGTTTGATACAAAGACTCCGAAATGATTGCATCTGACAACCATTTGGCATCCGAATGTAGTAATTGAAGACCTTCTCTGAAGTCTTTGTATGAGCTAATACCTTGTAGTAAAAGCATTAACGTACCAATTACCGTAACTCGTGCTTTAATTGATCCTTCTTCAAACTCAATATTTATATCAAGACCATCAGATAAGAAAAACTCTGTACGACTAAGCGCAAACGCTCTTAGGTTTTCTTTGAATGCTTCAAGTTGTTCTTCAGTCTCAATTCCCGTTGGCTCCACGTGAATATAAGCCTGACTCAGAATATTTTTATTTATGTAATCAGCCACGAAAATCCCTCAATGCTGTCTAGTTCTGATGTAATCTATCTTAATCGACTTACTTTATTTATAACAACAACTTATCATTCTTAGTTTGTGATTGAACGAGAAAATGTAGAATTTTTCTATCTAACAGAATTAAATGTAGAAAAGTTGAGAGCTGTGCTTAGTAGTATTGTTAAAACAAGTTTGCTATTGATAATAAAGACAATATTTAACTTATAAAAATTTGGTTATTTACTCATTTGTAATTAAGATAAAAACAGAAAAATATCGAGATTAACTTAGAGAAAATTATTCTCTAGATTCAAACAAAGCGGATTTTAATAACTCCCTCCTCTTCATATGTTTACGATAAATAATAAAATTACATTTTATAAAAACAATTTGATCAATAAGGGTTTTTGTAAACTTTGAATTACATACTCTAAAAATAAATCTCCCTGATAAACTTGTCATAAATCCAAATGCTCTTCCAATCTTGATTCGCAACACATGGCATTAGTGTGTTGCATATAGACTTCCTATAAAGCCGTTGGGAAGAAGGAGTTTATATTAAAATCAGGAACGAAAAATGAACCAACAACGTCAACTAAGCTGGAAAATAGCAGCTATTCTAGGTACATCTTTTGGCTTTAATGCACACGCTGCAGAAATGGTCAGAGTCGATAACGATACACTGCTACAACAAAGCCTCGTCGCGCAGTCGAAGAGTGTTGCCCCACTAGAATTAGGTTTTTCTGAAATAAAACGGGTGGTGTTACCCAAT
Coding sequences:
- a CDS encoding SLC13 family permease — encoded protein: MRPYIKYIIPILIPFIILVMPLSAFPFEGLTIIQQRVIAIFLLAALCWVFEPIPIYATSVVIIVLQLLMLSDKGLIFLRFEHGEEHFGELLKYSDIMATFASPIIMLFLGGFFLAMAATKYRLDVNLARVLLKPFGQDPKFVMLGLMLITGIFSMFMSNTATTAMMLSILTPVLAVFGPKDPGRVAFALCIPVAANIGGIGTPIGTPPNAIALKYLVGDNLITFGEWMAFGVPFVVIMMALAWFLIGFMYKADQKKIELSIKGKFLKTPKAIAVYVTFALTIILWLMGSSHGMNSYTVALIPVAVFSLTGIINKEDLKKISWDVLWLVSGGIALGLALDKTGLARLVVHSIPFDAYSPYVVLFGAAFLCLVMANFMSHTATANLLMPIMAALGSSMASLTPLGGELTLILVVTFAASLGMSLPISTPPNALAHATGHVQSNQMARIGIILGVVGVLLSFVMVWVLHSIGHIG
- a CDS encoding HAD family phosphatase, with the protein product MENKLKDYEVYLFDMDGTLVNSEPLKGKALALACADYDVQVDYNIYKDVMGENWQVVTGHFFDHVGISPDLAEFNRCFRTHYERMLGEELELNIGAKSYIEHLKKEGKRCGVVSSAATWMVDNILTSLQLDNVFDLVITQEHVTKHKPDPEAYNLALQNLNVSAEHAVVFEDSTAGICAGRSSGCDVIAVKHEFNTRNDLSGALKSISTYDEVLV
- a CDS encoding ATP-binding protein, giving the protein MYQQKLEALIDRYFNQTERRVTCRAGNTIIEQSALNTRLYYVFSGELEGFYSEANTPQVRVFSAGSGAFIGVHSFFSGNWTASSTVVAKTDVELAWIDKDTPAEDERKFGPLTAQFTPVIVNELSRRQRRATQEAIAKQKALEKLHTAEQMTTLGQLAAGIAHELNNAIGVVNSKSGRLETVIMDLLEEVHPEASQFFDFGLMHGQKTSSSEARTRGRQFERKYGLDKNIARSLAKAIPIDALSATDVISKHWLKKPEEAIRFWQMGCDLHDLRLASRHTVGIVKSVKQLGRVDIDTEEAVDINDSINHALSLLQSELRRVSVRLSPADLPSFKGSKTELVQIWVNIVKNACDAMSNSDDAAIEIQTRLSKKRILVTITNNGPEIDEVTRRKIFQPNFTTKKGGLSFGLGLGLSIVKRIVAGYGGSIIVKSDASKTVFRIKLPVEGEHGEA